In Altererythrobacter aquiaggeris, the genomic stretch TCGCGGGCAAATCACCAAAGTTCAGGATCAGCGCGATAATTGCCATCAGGATATAGGCACCGGCCATGAAGGGAATGATTTTTTCCGCTACACCGCCGATGGATTTGATGCCCCCGATGATCACCACGAACACCAGCACAGCGACAATCAGCCCGCCCAGCCATTCCTCGATCCCGAACAATTCGTTCAGTCCGTCCGCAACCGCATTGGCCTGGATCGAATTGCCTGTGACCAGCGCGGAGAACAGCGTGCCCAGGCAGAACAGGATTGCCAGCCAGGTGTATTTCTTGCCCAGGCCCATCATGATGTAGCTCATCGGGCCGCCGCGATAGACACCGTCGGAGGTTTTCTCACGGTAGCGAATCGCCAGTGAGCCTTCGGCAAAGGCGAGCGCCATACCGACCAGCGCGGTGATCCACATCCAGAAGATCGCGCCTGGCCCGCCAAGCGTGATGGCGGTCGCCACACCCGCCAGATTACCCGTGCCGACCTGTCCCGATAGCGCGGTGGATAGTGCAGCGAAGGGCGAAATTTCCCCGTCACCGGAGCTTTTGCGGCCTTTGAACAATCCGGCAAAGGAACTGCCCAGTTTGCGGATCGGATAGAATTTCAGCCCGATCATGATCCACATGCCGACACCCAGCAGGATCAAGGTCATCGGAGGGATTGGCTGGCCGCCTATCGAGAGCCAAGAGAGCGCCTCGCCGTCCCAGGTTCCGCCCCAGATGAAATCCGAAACATTGGTTACCTGATCGATCAGTGTGGTTGATTGCGCTTCGCTTGTTGCGGCCACGGATGGCTCTCCCTCAATTATCCCGGTTGCGGGCTTTGCTATCGGCGGCGGCGGCAATGCGCCACCCCTAAGTTCCGGTTGTAACCATCACAGCAGCGCGAGCGAACACGGCGAAGGGCGAATTCGCAGGAGCACAGCCTTGCTTTTCATCTGTGCGGTAGCTAAATGGCGCTTCGTCTTCCGACATCGGAGAACATTCAGCCCCTCCCGGACAATACGACCGGGGCGGCGATGGTCCCGTGGCGAAAGGCAATAGAATATAACGATGTTCGCAAGCAGACAGGATTAGGTACGCCATTATGGCTGAAGGCAGCAAGAAAACGTCTCCGGGCGAATTCATCCGCCAGGTCCGCACAGAAGCCTCCAAGGTTGTCTGGCCGACCCGGCAGGAAACGATCACGACCGCAATTTTCGTGGGTATCATGATGGTCGTGCTGTCGCTGTTTTTTCTGGGCATCGACACTGTTTTCGGCTCGCTTGTGAGCTGGCTCCTGACGCTCGCCTGAGCGTTCACCACAGCGTTTGACGGGATAAGATTAGATAATGGCTCGCTGGTATATCATCCACGCCTACTCCGGTTTCGAGAACAAGGTTCGCGATTCGATCATTTCGGAAGCTGCACGGCTTGGTCTGTCCGATGGTGTCGAAGAAGTCGAAGTTCCGACCGAAACGATTACCGAAATCAAGCGCGGCAAGAAAGTTCAGACCGAACGCAAGTTCATGCCCGGCTATGTGCTGGCCAAATTGCAGCTGACCGATGATGTCTATCACCTCGTGAAGAACACGCCGAAAGTTTCGGGCTTTCTCGGCAACGACAACAAGCCGCAGCCGATTTCCGAAGCGGAAGCGGCGCGTTACTTCGGCGCGGCCGAAGAAGCGGCCAACGCGCCCAAGAAACAGATCCACGTCGATTACGAAATCGGCGATTCGGTCAAAGTGCTCGACGGTCCATTCGCCAGCTTCAACGGCATCGTGGAAGAACTCGATTTCGACAAGGCCAAGGTCAAGGTTTCGGTCAGCATCTTCGGGCGCGCGACGCCGGTGGAACTGGACTTCGAACAGGTCGAACTGGTTAAGTAATTGCAAAACCCGGGCACGCCTGTATAGGCGCGTCCTCCGGAACATCCCGTTCCGGCCAATGTGGGAGGAGGTTAACCCCTCTGTCTGACCACTTAACATGAGCGCTGGCCTGACCGCCGGGGCAACAGTGAGAAAAGGAGGCCATCCATGGCCAAGAAGATTGACGGCTATATCAAGCTGCAGGTGCCCGCGGGCACTGCCAACCCGTCACCCCCGATCGGCCCGGCACTGGGTCAGCGCGGCGTGAACATCATGGAATTCTGCAAGGCATTCAACGCTGCTACGCAGGATATGGAAAAGAACGCTCCGGTCCCGACGGTCATCACCGTCTATGCCGACCGTTCGTTCAGCTTCACGACCAAGACCCCGCCCGCCAGCTATCTGATCAAAAAGGCCATGAAGCTGAAGTCGGGTTCGGCCGAGCCGGGCAAGGTTTCTGCCGGAACCATCAAACGTTCGCAGCTTTCCGAAATCGCCGAGGCGAAGATGGCTGATCTGAACGCAAACGATATCGATCAGGCAACCAAGATCATCGAAGGCTCCGCGCGTTCGATGGGCATCGACGTGGTGGAAGGCTAGGAACATGGCAAAACTGACCAAAAAGAAGAAGATGCTGGCCGAGAAAATTGTCGCGGACAAGCTCTACAATTTCGACGATGCGCTGAAACTGCTTCGCGAAATCGCCGACACGACCAAGATGGATGAAACCGTCGAGGTCGCGATGAATCTGGGTGTTGACCCGCGCCATTCCGACCAGATGGTCCGCGGCGTCGTGTCGCTGCCATCGGGCACCGGCAAAGATATCAAGGTTGCGGTATTTGCGCGCGGTGAAAACGCTGAAAAGGCGCTGGCTGCCGGTGCCGACAAGGTCGGTGCTGAAGATCTGATGGAAGACATGCAGGCCGGTAATCTCGATTACGGCCGGGTGATCGCCACACCTGACATGATGGGCGTCGTCGGCCGTCTGGGTAAGGTGCTTGGTCCCAAGGGCCTGATGCCGAACCCGAAACTGGGAACTGTGACCCCTAACGTGGCACAGGCAGTCAAGGACGCAAAGGGCGGCCAGGTTGAATATCGCGTCGAAAAGGCGGGTATCATCCACAGCGGCATCGGCAAGATGAGCTTCACCGATGAACAGATCAAAGCCAACTTCAAGGCGCTGACAGGCGCTGTCGTAAAGGCCAAGCCAAGCGGCGCGAAGGGCAAATATGTCCGCAAGATTTCGCTCAGCACGACGATGGGGCCAGGCCTCAAGCTCGATACGGCCGCAGTCGAAGGCGCGTAATCTGCGCATGTAAACGGGCCACGTGATCGGCGTTTGTCGTTGAGCGATAAATCAGGGCTGCGAGGGGAAACCTTCGCGGCCCTTTTTTTCGCGAGCCCGGCCTCGGCAATTTCAGGCGGCGCGCCCGGCGTTTGAGGTTTGAGGCGCGGCGAAGCGACCGGAGGACTACGGCTGCGCGGTCATCCGCAAATACCCGGTGTCAAATCCCAGCGCCTCAGCCCGTCCGACCAGCTTGGCAATCTCGGCATCGCCTGGTTTTGCCTGGCGTGAGAGCAGCCACAAATATCGTCCCGATGGATCGCCCACCACGGCCCAGCTATAATCGTCGGCCCGGTCGAGCACCCAGTAATCGCCGTAAAACGGGCCGAAAAAACTGACTTTCAACTTTGCGCCGGCGCTGTCATCCACGACTTTCGCCTTGCCTTTGGCAGTGTCCACCTTGCCGCCGGGCTTTCGGCACCTATTCAGCACATCGATATTGCCATCGCCGCGCAAGGTGTATTCAGCCGTCACGCCGTCGCAATCCTTCTGGAATCCCTGCTCGTATCGCGCCAGTTCGTACCACAGACCGGCATAGCGGTTCAGATCTACCGGTTTTGCGGGTTCAGGCACTGCAATATTGCCGACGGGATGTTTCTTCAGAACCGCCGAGCAGCCCGGCAGCGCAAGCGCAGCTGCAACGATAAGCGAAACCCGTGCGGCCTTACGCAGAAATGACATGAAGAACCTCGCTCGATTGTAATGATATGCGCTGCCGGCGGTTCCGCGAACAACACCGCGCCCGGATTTTACGCGGTCCGCGGCGGACAACAGTCAAATCGAGTGGGTGGCGGAGCTTGCCGGTACTTGCCGGTACTTTGAAAAGGGCGGACCCGCGCATCCGCGTGGTTTACAAAACGCCCAGAACCCGCAGGACAATAACGATGATCACAACAGTGACGATAAGTCCGATAATTCCGCGCATTTCCATTCTCCCATAAATTACCGATGGCAATAAAGTGCATCATCAGTCGGGTTTAGAACCGTTCGGCAAGCTGTTGGTTCCAGTTGGCGCAGGGAGTGCACCGCGAAGCAGGCGTGCGCTATATCCCGCCGGGCGTGAAATCCCAGCCGCGCTCGCCAAGCCCTTCGCACAGCACATCGATACAGCTGTCAACGTCATCCTGGCTGGTCGATCTGACGACGAAGTTGGCGCCGACCTTGCCTTCGCGGAAGAAAGGGTAGCTGCCGATCTGGCAGGTTTCATGCGCCTTTTCGACTTCGCGCAGCAGGTCTGCAACCTCGCTTTCGGGAATAAAACCGCCGACTGTTTCGCTGACCAGCGGCGCGCCGCCCTGCAGCGTCCCGGTCAGCGCGTCGAGCATCCCTGCGGTGATATGCGGCACACCGGCCATCATATGGATATTGCCGATCCTGATCCCGGGCGCGCCCGATTTGATATTCGGGATCAAATCGCCGCCATCGGGCACACGGGCCATGCGCAGGCGGCCTTCGTTGAGGCCCCCCTTGTCGGCATAATAGCGTTCCAGGATCGCGCGCGCCTCAGGGTGGATCACCACCTCGACACCCAATGCCGCCGCGACGGCATCGACGCTGATATCATCATGTGTGGGGCCGATCCCGCCCGTGGTGAACAGATAGTCGTTTCGCTCGCGCAGAATGTTCACCGCCTCGACAATATGCGCTTCCACGTCGGCAACCACGCGCACTTCCGCCAGCCGGATTCCTTGCACCTGAAGCCAGCTGGCGACCTGCGCGATGTTCTTGTCATGCGTGCGGCCGGAAAGAATCTCGTCGCCGATCACGACGAGAGCGGCGGTGTAGATCTTGTCGTTTGCGGTCATGGTCACTGCGTTAGGATATACCGCGCCGCATAGCTACTGCGCAGGTTCCATCTGCGGCGTTTTGACATCTGCGTTGCCGAATTTCAGGATTCCGTCATCGACCGGCTGTTTCGCCAGATCCTTTTTATCCTTCCGGTAATCCTGATTGAGCCGCCACGGCAGATCGACCGCGTTTTTGGGCATGATGTGTTTGGACCGCTGGATATAACCGCTGGAAAAGTCGAAAATGTCGTCTTCCACAAGTGCGTGATCATCGGGCAAATGCGGCGAAGCGATGGTCGCGCCGCGGTTTCTCATTTCATTGAGCACTTTACAGACATATTCGGAATTTATGTCCGATCGCAGCGTCCAGCTGGCGTTGAGATAGCCGAACACGACCGCCAGATTCGGCAGGTTCGAGAACATGCAGCCCTTGTAATAAAACCGTTCGGAGAAATCGACGCTGGTGCCTTCCTGACGGATATCGATTTTGCCAGCGACGGCGAGCGCGAGACCGGTTGCGGTCACGATGATGTCAGCAGGAAGAACCTTGCCCGATGCCAGTTCTACGCCTTCTGCGACAAATCGCACGATACGATCGGTTACGACATCGGCCTTGCCGGCCTTTATCGCGCTGAAAAGATCCGCATCGGGCACCAGGCAAAGCCGCTGGTCCCACGGGTCGTAAGGGGGAGTGAAAGCCTCGGCATCATAAGCCTCGCCCAATTCGTTCTTGATCCGCTTGGTCAGCGCGTCGGCGATCTTTTGTGGTTGGCTGCGCGCTTTCTTGAAAACAAAGTCCTGCATCCAGATATTTTTCGCGCGGGTAACTTTGTAAGCGACCTTGTCGGGCAGGAATTTACGCAGGATATTTGCGAGCGGATCTTTCGACGGTGCAATACCGCACCAGGTCGGTGTGCGTTGAAGCATCGTGACCTTTGCAGCCTTGTCGGTCATCGCGGGCACGATCGTTACCGCGGTTGCGCCGGATCCGATCACCACGATATTCTTGCCGGCATAGTCCAGACCTTCCGGCCAGAATTGCGGGTGGATGATCTGACCTGCAAAATCATCGCGGCCCGCGAACTCAGCTTCGTATGGCTGGTCGTAATCATAATAGCCGGAGCCGAGGTACACCCAGTTGGCGGTAACTTCCTTTTGCCAGCCATCGGCGTTTTCCAGAGTTACGTGCCAACAGGCATCCGCCGCGCGCCAATCGGCTGAAATGACCTTGCGTTCGAACTGGATGTGCCCGCGAATCCCGCGCTCATCCACGATGCGATTAAGATATTCGAGGATCGAGGGGCCGTCGGCGATGCTTTTCTCGTGCGTCCAGGGTTCGAAATTGAAGCCGAGCGTGTGCATATCGCTGTCCGACCGGATACCGGGATAGCGGAACAGGTCCCATGTTCCGCCCAGATTTTCGCGCCGTTCGACGACTGTATAGGTGCGGTCGGGACACATCATTTCCAGATGCGCGGCCATCCCGATGCCGGAAATACCGGCGCCCACGATCAGCACATCGAAATCAGGGTTGGGCGCTGTCATCATTATCTCTCCTGCTGCCGGTGATGTAAGCACAGCACAGCGACCAAGGCCAGTGGCATAATAGGACTGATTGGGGCTGACCCGCCGCCACGGACGCGTTAGTAGGCAATATGCGTCTGATATTGTTTGCACCGCCCGTCCTCACATCTTTTCTGCTCTGCGCGCCGGTTGCCGCACAGGATACCGGGGCGGAGCGTGACGATCCGGTCATAATCGTGACGGGGGAAGGGCTGGCGCCAACTCCCGCCGCGCCGGCCTATGCGTCAACCCAAATCGACCGCGAGCAAATCCTCTCGTCAGCGTCGGGCCGGGTGGAAGATGTGCTGTCCTCTGTTGCCGGGTTCCAGCAATTCCGCCGTTCGGACAGCAGATCGTCCAATCCGTCGGCACAGGGAGCAACATTGCGCGCATTGGGCGGCAATGCGTCAAGCCGGGCCCTGATACTGCTCGACGGAGTGCCGATGTCCGATCCGTTTTTCGGCTATATCCCGTTTTCCGCCATAGCGCCCGAGCGGCTGGGCAATATCCGCGTGACGCGGGGCGGCGGTTCGGGGCCGTTTGGCGCAGGCGCGCTGGCTGGCACGATCGAACTGGAGAGCGCCAATGCGCTGACACAGCCGCGGCTATCGACCGGGCTGCTGATCAACAACCGCGCCGAAACCGAAGCGAGCGCCGCAATAACCCAGCGGCTTGGCAGCGGCGTGATTTCGGCAAGCGGCCGGTGGGACCGCGGCAAAGGTTTCTTCACCACGCCGCAAGACCAACGGGTGCCGGCATCCGCGCGCGCCGGATTTGAAAGCCGTTCGGGCCAATTGCGCGCAGTGGTGCCGGTATCGGCGAATACCGAATTGCAATTCCGCACGCTGATCTTCGATGACAACCGCACATTGCGGTTTGACGGGGCGGACAGCAGCAGCAGCGGGCAGGACGCCAGCTTGCGCATCGTGAGCCGCGGCGACTGGCAAATGGATGCGCTGGCTTACGTGCAGGCGCGCAATTTTTCGAACGAAGTCATCAGTTCAACACGGTTTGTCCGCGTGCTCGATCAGCGCAATACCCCCTCCACCGGGATTGGCGGCAAGCTGGAACTGCGCCCGCCCGCCGGGCCAGACCATACTTTGAAACTCGGCGTGGATTTTCGCCGGTCGAGCGGAGAATTGCAGGAAGAAGCCTACAGCGCGTTCAGCGGGAATCTGACTGCGCGGCGGCGGGCCGGCGGCGCCAACAGCGACCTGGGCATTTTTGCCGAAGATGACTGGTCGCTTGGCCGGTTGATACTGACCGGCGGATTGCGCGCGGACCGCACTGCTATCAGCGACGGGTTTTACCTCGAACGCAGGCCGGATGGCAGCATTGCGCGCAACGATATCTATCAGGACAGGCAGGACTGGACCGTCACCTACCGCGCGGGGGCGCTATACCGCGCAAGTGACAAGTTGGCTTTCCGCGCAGCGACTTATAGCGGGCTTCGCCTGCCCACGCTGAACGAGCTTTACCGGCCCTTTGTCGTGTTTCCGGTCGTGACGCAGGCCAACGCCGCGCTGAAGGTCGAAAAGCTGACCGGAATGGAGGCGGGGTTTGACCTGACCCCGCGCGAGGGTGTGTCATTTTCGCTGACGGCATTCGAAAACCGGCTGGAGGATGCGATCGCCAATGTCACGCTTGCGGCAAACCTGCGGCAACGCGAAAACCTTGATGCGATCACCGCGCGCGGGATCGAAGCGGGTGCGAATTTCGCAGCCGGGCGTTTCCGGCTGAACGGTTCGCTGGCTTATACCGATGCGGCGGTCGAAGGCACCGGATTTGCCGCTGCGCTTGATGGCAAACGTCCGCCGCAGACGCCAGAGTGGGCAGGATCGGCCACGTTCAGCTGGCTGCCCGCCGATGGCTGGCAAATGTCGGGCACGGTGCGTCATACCGGTGCGCAATTCGAAAGCGATCTGGAAACGGACAAGCTGCCCGCTGTAACAACCGTCGATGCGTTTCTGCAGGCCCCGCTCGGGCACCGTCTTGCGCTGGTGTTGCGGGCAGAGAACCTGACTGACCGGCAGATCGTTACCCGCAACTCCGGCGGCGAAATCGATCTTGGCGCACCGCGCACCTTCTGGGCGGGAATCCGTATCGGCTATTGAACAGCATCGCTGCGCGGTGCATCACGCGTGTATGAAAAAAGCACCCTGGTACGCCCGTCTCGCGTTGATTCTCGCCTTGTTACTGCCGGTTTATTTCATGGCGGCGGCGCTGGGCACCAAATTCGGCCTGTGGGACTGGAAGACCGGTCTGATCACGCTCACGGTTACTGCCGGGCCGATTATCATCGGCGGCGTGGCGCTTGTCGCGCTGATTTCGCTGATCGTCTGTCTGGTGAAAAAACCCAGAACCGGCTGGCTGCTTGCGTTGATCGCACTGCTTATACCCGCGGGAATGATGGCCATGGCCGCTTCGGTGCGCGCGGGTGCGGGCGATATTCCGCCGATCCATGATATTGCCACCGATGTCGCCAACCCGCCGCAGTTTCCCGCAGCGACGGTTGCAGCGCGCGAGGCGTCCGGCGCAAATCCGCTGCGCGCGTTTGATGTGCCGCTGGGGCAATACGATGTCTGGAAGGACGCGGACAGTATCAAGGACAAGACCAACGCCGAAGTGATTGCAGAAAACTATCCGCAGCTTGGGCCGGTTACCTTGCAGGCCGATCGGGACGCGGCGACCAAGCAGGTTGCCGATGCGATGAGAGGCATGGGGTTTGCCGATGTTGCGGCGGATGTTGCGGCGGATGGGTCCAGCGCCGCGGTATCGGGCGTGGCGGAGACTTTCTGGTTTGGTTTCAAAGACGATGTGACCGCGCGCGTAACCCCCGGGCCGGAGGGGACGAGAGTCGATTTCCGCTCCACTTCGCGTGTGGGGCTGAGTGACCTGGGGGCCAATGCCGAACGTATTGCGGCGCTTTCCGCGAAATTGAAGAAAGGCAGGCCGCAGCGCGGGACCGGGCGCTGACCTTGCGTTACGGGATGCGCGCAGCAGGCAGCGCGCAGCGGCGCATGATAAAATAATGGCTGTTTGAACCTTTTGCGTCCGGCATGCGACATTCTGTTACGGCGTAATTTTATAGTGTGTTTTTAGTCCGTAATTTTCGAAACGAACGACTCGGCATCGGGAATTGTTTCGCCAGTTCTTGGATTGTCACGATTTTCAGGCCTCCATTGGGCAACAGGCGCTGGCCGTTAAGGAATAATCCTAACAAACTTTCATGCCAAGTCGCGGTTTTATTGTCTTAATTTTTTATTAACTGATACTTCTTGACTGAAACGCCTTAAGATTAAATAATCCACGGCATTCCACAGGGGGACAGTGTTTCCTGTATTTGGCAAATACCTAACATCTTTCGATAGTTGGGTTTGACAGTTCAGGCGGCACCTTGTGGGACGGGCAAACGGAAATAGATGCCGTTGCTCATTTTTATCGCGGTGTATTGTAACCGCATTTTTGGGGTAATTTGAAATGACCAACTTTCTTAAAACTTTTGCAGCAGACGAATCCGGTGCTTCGGCAGCTGAATACGCTCTGATCCTCGTAGTTGTCGGCGTTGCCATTATTGCAGCAGCCACAACACTTTCGGGCTCGATCTCGAACGCTATGAGTGATACTGCTGATATTATTGATACCCGCCCATAATTCGGGTAAATCGAATACTGTAACGCGGCCCGTTTTCATTGAGGGCGGGCTGCGATACTTTCCTGATTAACCGCAAGCTGGGGGGCTAAAGCGTGGAGCGCCGTAATCTAATCATCATCGGTGCAGCAATCATTCTGGGATTGTTTGCAGTCTATGTGGCCAACGCCTGGTTCAGCGGTGTCGAACAGCGGCAGGAACGCATTGCCGAGCAACAGCAGATGGCGCGCATTGCGGTGGCGAGGCAGGACCTCCCGTTTGGCGCGCCGCTGACGGCAGACAATGTCCGGCTGGTCAACTGGCCGGCACAATCGGTTCCGGCGGGTGCTTACCGCGATGTCGCGCGCTTGCTGGCGGGCAATAATGTGGCAATCCGCCCGATTGCCAATGGCGAACCCATCCTGAGGTCGCGCATTTCCGAACGCGCCGTTCTATCTGAAAATATTCCCGACGATCTGCGCGCCATTACGGTGCCGATCAATGAAGTTTCCGGCGTGGCCGGTTTCGTGACGCCCGGCGATGTGGTCGATGTTTTGCTGACACGGCAAATTCCCGGCGATGGGGCAACGGGCGATGACAAGATGACTTCGGTCGTGCTCGAAAATGTCCAGGTGCTGGCGGTCGATCGCCGCAGCAACGAAGGCAACACCGAAGTCGTCGTCAGCAAAACCGCAACCTTGCAGGTTGATCAGCGCGGCGCGCAGAAACTGGCGCTGGCGGTCGATGTGGGCAGGTTGAGCCTTGCGCTGCGTAATGTCGAAAACCAGACTGTTGGCACTTATGCAACCGTGACAACGCGCGATCTTGGCGGATCGGGTATTTTCATGGCGGGTCAGCGCGAACCTGCGCCCGTTCAGGCGTCCGCCCCGGTCTATGTCTATCCGCCGCAAGGGGCAGGCCCGCCATCATCGGCGCCGCGCGCTTCGACAGCGACTGTCAGGCAGCGGCCCAGCGGCCCGACCATGACTGTCACCCGCGGAACAGAAACCACCAATACGGAGGTGCAGCGTTATGGCCGGTACTGATATCATGCGCGCTGCACTGCGTGCGGGAATGCGTGCGGGAATGGGTGCGGCACTGGCGGCAACATTGCTTGCTGCAACGCCAGCCGCCGCGCAATATACCGACAGCGGTATCCACGGCGGCACGCTGACTGTGCCGATGAACAAAAGCCAGGTCGTATCCACCGACCGGGTGATCAAACGCGCGATGGTGGGCAATCCCGACATTGCGGATATCGTGCCGATTACCGACCGGTCGATTTACGTGCTTGGCAAGGCGATGGGTACAACCAGCCTGACATTGTATGATGGCGGCGGCCGCGTGATCGTGATCATGGATATTGCGGTTGGCCCCGATGTGCTGGCATTTCGCGACCAGGCCGACAGGCTGATACCCGGCAACCAGATCGAAGCGCATATTTCGGGCGAATCGATGGTGCTGACCGGATTGGCCAGCGATGCGGGCGCAATCGACCGCGCTGTGCAGCTTGCCCGCACTTATGCCGGTGACAATGTTGTGAACATGGTCGGCCTAAGCGCCAGCCAGCAGGTAATGCTGGAAGTGAAATTTGCCGAAGTGCGCCGCGAAATTGGCGAAGATATTGGTGTGCGCGGCTTTGTGAATTCCGACGGTGGATCGTTTGGCGGCGTGTCGGGACCGGGTTCCACGCTTACCCCCGGGATTGACGGGACCGCGCTGCTGCGCGCGGGCAGTGTGGCAAACAGTTTCGGCATAATCGGCGGAACCTTCCGCGCGCTGGGGCTGAATTTCGAATCCTATCTCAATGCACTTGAAAGCAAAGGCTTTGCCAAGACGCTGGCAGAACCGACACTGGTGGCGCTGTCGGGCGAAACCGCATCGTTCCTTGCCGGCGGCGAATTTCCGATCCCGGTTGTCCAGTCAGGTTCCACGGGTGGCGACGATAATGGCGGCCGCGTAAGCGTCGAGTTCAAACCGTTTGGTGTTAGCCTTGGCTTTACGCCCACGGTGCTGGGTGACAAGACGATCAATCTGAAGGTCGAACCCGAAGTCAGTTCGATCGATCCGGCCGCTTCGGTGCAGATCAACGGCCTCAGCATTCCCGGCCTGCAGACGCGGCGGGCCAGCACCACGCTGGAACTGCGCGACGGTGAAAGTTTCGCGATTGCGGGTTTGATCCAGCAGGATTTCCAGACCACGATCAACCAGGTTCCGCTGCTGGGTTCGATTCCGATCCTTGGTTCGCTGTTCCGGTCAACCGAATTCCAGCAAGGCGAAACCGAATTGCTGATCATCGTGACACCGCGCCTCGTGGCGCCCATCCGGCCCGACCAGGTCAGATTGCCGACCGACCGTGTGCGGGACCCCACGATACTTGGCGCAGTTCTGACCGGCGAGAGTTATGACCCTGTTCCGGCTGGCGAAACAGCAACGGCTCCGGCTGAAGGAGGTGGCGATTATGAATATTGAGACGCTTAAGCGCGGCGCTTGTCTGGCATTGGTTGCCGCCGGTCTTTCTGCCTGTGCGACCCAGTCGATTTATGATGCGCCGGGCGATGTCAAATTTGGCGAATATAACCGCCAGACAATGATGGCGCAGGTCATCGACCCCAATCCGGTGTATGACGAACCTGCCGTTTCCAGCGGCGACCATGCGTCGAATGCGATCGAGCGTTACCGGACGGACAATGTCAAGCAACCCGAAGGCATTTCGACAACCGATTCAGTAACCGGCAGCAGCCCTAATTAACCGAGTGATGGAGACGTACGATGCAGCGGCCGTTCAAGGCAGGGTTCTGGGGTAACGAGAAAGGCGCGACAGCCGCGCTATACGCTCTTGCACTCCCGGTTCTGGTCGCGGTCGCCGGTATCGGTTTTGACTATGCGCAGATTGCTGCGATGGACACCGAATTGCAAAACGCCGCCGACCAGGCTGCGCTGGCGGGCGCCACCCAGCTGGACCAGACCGCCGGTTCGATGGCGCGCGCAACCGGTGCAGCGCGCGGCGGACTGGTCACAAACTCGACCTATTTCGCAAATGACGGCGGCGACGCTGCGGTTGATATACCCGAAGGATCGGTGTTCTTTTACGCAACGCGGGCCAATGCCGAAGCCGGGACCAACGCGCTCGACGCGAGCAATCCCGCAAATGATGCGAATGCACGGTTTATTCGTGTAGCCGTTGAAACGCGCACCGCCAATTACACGCTCACGCCGGTGGTTGGCGCAT encodes the following:
- a CDS encoding alanine/glycine:cation symporter family protein yields the protein MAATSEAQSTTLIDQVTNVSDFIWGGTWDGEALSWLSIGGQPIPPMTLILLGVGMWIMIGLKFYPIRKLGSSFAGLFKGRKSSGDGEISPFAALSTALSGQVGTGNLAGVATAITLGGPGAIFWMWITALVGMALAFAEGSLAIRYREKTSDGVYRGGPMSYIMMGLGKKYTWLAILFCLGTLFSALVTGNSIQANAVADGLNELFGIEEWLGGLIVAVLVFVVIIGGIKSIGGVAEKIIPFMAGAYILMAIIALILNFGDLPATFSLIFNGAFNPQAATGGFLGAAIMLAIRAGVARGLFSNEAGQGSTPIAHAVAQTNDPEQQGRMAMLGTFIDTIVICTMTALVMLTVKGDFTAGGEAVAHAWNSDLQGFAMTSGAFAAAFPFEIANVPVGTLVASIALILFVFTTLLTWSYYGERAITFIYDRVPGSTRGGEKVLHMIWRVLWCVVIYIGASQDLTLVWRLGDISNAVMALPNLLALALLSGVVFKLAQGDKTAGKDFHADTPEEPNEY
- the secE gene encoding preprotein translocase subunit SecE; the encoded protein is MAEGSKKTSPGEFIRQVRTEASKVVWPTRQETITTAIFVGIMMVVLSLFFLGIDTVFGSLVSWLLTLA
- the nusG gene encoding transcription termination/antitermination protein NusG; its protein translation is MARWYIIHAYSGFENKVRDSIISEAARLGLSDGVEEVEVPTETITEIKRGKKVQTERKFMPGYVLAKLQLTDDVYHLVKNTPKVSGFLGNDNKPQPISEAEAARYFGAAEEAANAPKKQIHVDYEIGDSVKVLDGPFASFNGIVEELDFDKAKVKVSVSIFGRATPVELDFEQVELVK
- the rplK gene encoding 50S ribosomal protein L11, whose amino-acid sequence is MAKKIDGYIKLQVPAGTANPSPPIGPALGQRGVNIMEFCKAFNAATQDMEKNAPVPTVITVYADRSFSFTTKTPPASYLIKKAMKLKSGSAEPGKVSAGTIKRSQLSEIAEAKMADLNANDIDQATKIIEGSARSMGIDVVEG
- the rplA gene encoding 50S ribosomal protein L1; this encodes MAKLTKKKKMLAEKIVADKLYNFDDALKLLREIADTTKMDETVEVAMNLGVDPRHSDQMVRGVVSLPSGTGKDIKVAVFARGENAEKALAAGADKVGAEDLMEDMQAGNLDYGRVIATPDMMGVVGRLGKVLGPKGLMPNPKLGTVTPNVAQAVKDAKGGQVEYRVEKAGIIHSGIGKMSFTDEQIKANFKALTGAVVKAKPSGAKGKYVRKISLSTTMGPGLKLDTAAVEGA
- a CDS encoding lipocalin family protein, coding for MSFLRKAARVSLIVAAALALPGCSAVLKKHPVGNIAVPEPAKPVDLNRYAGLWYELARYEQGFQKDCDGVTAEYTLRGDGNIDVLNRCRKPGGKVDTAKGKAKVVDDSAGAKLKVSFFGPFYGDYWVLDRADDYSWAVVGDPSGRYLWLLSRQAKPGDAEIAKLVGRAEALGFDTGYLRMTAQP
- a CDS encoding competence/damage-inducible protein A, with the translated sequence MTANDKIYTAALVVIGDEILSGRTHDKNIAQVASWLQVQGIRLAEVRVVADVEAHIVEAVNILRERNDYLFTTGGIGPTHDDISVDAVAAALGVEVVIHPEARAILERYYADKGGLNEGRLRMARVPDGGDLIPNIKSGAPGIRIGNIHMMAGVPHITAGMLDALTGTLQGGAPLVSETVGGFIPESEVADLLREVEKAHETCQIGSYPFFREGKVGANFVVRSTSQDDVDSCIDVLCEGLGERGWDFTPGGI
- a CDS encoding NAD(P)/FAD-dependent oxidoreductase translates to MTAPNPDFDVLIVGAGISGIGMAAHLEMMCPDRTYTVVERRENLGGTWDLFRYPGIRSDSDMHTLGFNFEPWTHEKSIADGPSILEYLNRIVDERGIRGHIQFERKVISADWRAADACWHVTLENADGWQKEVTANWVYLGSGYYDYDQPYEAEFAGRDDFAGQIIHPQFWPEGLDYAGKNIVVIGSGATAVTIVPAMTDKAAKVTMLQRTPTWCGIAPSKDPLANILRKFLPDKVAYKVTRAKNIWMQDFVFKKARSQPQKIADALTKRIKNELGEAYDAEAFTPPYDPWDQRLCLVPDADLFSAIKAGKADVVTDRIVRFVAEGVELASGKVLPADIIVTATGLALAVAGKIDIRQEGTSVDFSERFYYKGCMFSNLPNLAVVFGYLNASWTLRSDINSEYVCKVLNEMRNRGATIASPHLPDDHALVEDDIFDFSSGYIQRSKHIMPKNAVDLPWRLNQDYRKDKKDLAKQPVDDGILKFGNADVKTPQMEPAQ